A window of Syntrophaceae bacterium genomic DNA:
GCAGGGTGCTGGAGGAGTACAACGCCCCCTTTCTCGACAGCCTCCTCCTCATCACCGCGACGGGGGTGATCATCTCCTACATGCTGTACACCGTATCGGATTACGCCTACGGGAAGTTCGGGACCAAGGGCCTGCTGCTGTCCTCCATCTTCGTTCTCTACGGTCTCATGCGGTACTACTACCTGCTCTACGTGAAACAGCTCGGCGATTCACCCACGGAGGTGATCCTGACGGACGGGCCGCTGCTCGTCAGCGTTCTCCTCTGGGCCCTGTCGTCATCGGTCATCATTTACCGCTGAGGGAGTGAAACAGGGTATCTCCTGCAGCTCCCCGCGGCGACGGGAAAGCCGGGGCAGGCTGAATGCGAACGGAAGGATCAACGGAGTCCGTATGAATCTCATCACCGGCGGTTCCGGGTTCATCGGAATCAACATAGCGCGGCAACTGCTGTCGCGCGGCGAGGGGGTGCGCATTCTCGATCTAGCCGCCCCGGAAGGTGACCTGCCGCGGGGGCGCTGGGAATTCGTCCGGGCGGACGTACGGGACCGCGAGCGCGTGATCGAGGCCTGCCGGGGGGTCCGCAGGGTCTTTCACATCGCGGCCCTCGTTCCCATCTCCAAGGCCGGCCGGGCCTTCTGGGACGTCAATGTGGGAGGGACGAAGAACGTCCTGGACGGGGCGCTCCGGCACGGGGTTTCGAAGGTCCTCCACATGTCCTCCTCCGCCGTCCTGGGGGTCCGAAGGCCGAGCCCTCTCGACGAGACCGCCGCACTGGACCCGATCGGCGTCTACGCCCGTTCCAAGGCCGACGGCGAGGCCCTTTGTCTCGATTACAGGACGAAGGGGCTCGACATCTCCATCGTTCGCCCCCGCACCGTCATCGGGCCGGGCCGCCTGGGGATCTTTTCGATCCTCTTCGACTGGGTTCGCGCCGGAAAGACGATCTACCTCATCGGCCCCGGGACGAACCGGATCCAGTTCGTCGAGGTCTCGGAACTGGCCGACGCCTGCATCCGGATCGCGGAACGGGCATCGAATGATCTGTTCCACATCGGGACGGACCGCTTCGGGACCCTCCGCGACGATCTCGGGGCGCTCACGGCGCACGCGGGGTCACGATCGCGCATCCGGTCGATCCCCGCCGCGCTGGCCATTCCCCTGTTGCGGGCCCTGGACGCGATGCGCCTGTCGCCGCTGGCGGACTGGCACTACTACACCTATCACAAGGATTTCTTCTTCGATGTCGCCAAGGCGAGGACGCAGCTCGGCTGGCAGCCGCGCCTCAGCAATGCCGAGGCCCTCGCGGCATCTTACGACTGGTATGCGGCCCATCTCGACGCCGCGCACCGAAAGACCGGCACGACGCACCGTGCCTGGCTCCGGCAGGGAATCCTGCGCCTGCTGCGGGGTGTCTCCTGACCGGAGGGACCGCTTGCCATGATCTACTGGCATCAATACGCAGGGGATCCCCTTTCCCTGCTGCTCTATACGGAATGGTTTCCCTCCTGGAAGGTCGGGGCGCTGATCCTGCTTTTTTCTGCGATCCCGGCGTTTCTGCTTCTGCGGTCGGGTGAGCGCATCGGCGCGGCCCTGAAAAACAAGCTTGCCCTTGCCGTTGCCGCCGTTGCCTACCTGGGGACCTTCATCGCCACCCGCTTCTACCTCGACGAGGTCTTCGTCAACCTCGAACACGCCTACAACCTCCACCACCACGGCCTGTTCTCGTTCTCCCCGGC
This region includes:
- a CDS encoding NAD-dependent epimerase/dehydratase family protein, encoding MNLITGGSGFIGINIARQLLSRGEGVRILDLAAPEGDLPRGRWEFVRADVRDRERVIEACRGVRRVFHIAALVPISKAGRAFWDVNVGGTKNVLDGALRHGVSKVLHMSSSAVLGVRRPSPLDETAALDPIGVYARSKADGEALCLDYRTKGLDISIVRPRTVIGPGRLGIFSILFDWVRAGKTIYLIGPGTNRIQFVEVSELADACIRIAERASNDLFHIGTDRFGTLRDDLGALTAHAGSRSRIRSIPAALAIPLLRALDAMRLSPLADWHYYTYHKDFFFDVAKARTQLGWQPRLSNAEALAASYDWYAAHLDAAHRKTGTTHRAWLRQGILRLLRGVS